The Thunnus thynnus chromosome 19, fThuThy2.1, whole genome shotgun sequence genome contains the following window.
AGATAcataaaattaatattaatcagatccagaacacaaacacattcatattcatCCTTGCATGGCACTCccctcattttatttaattgctGCAGCAGTATATTGTTACAAATGTCTTCCCTACTCAGCTTACAACCAATTAAGAGACAATGCTGCAGTATATGCACAGATTGAATTAACTGGCTTTTAGCATGGAGACATCGGCCTCACTAGCAGAATTAGatacagaaaagacaaaagaggCATGTCATGCAAGGTCTCGGTTTTCACCCCAGCAAGCAGAAAGCAGCAAACAGCCATCAACTTAAACAGCTTCCCTCATGAATTTGCAAACTATTATTGAATTATAAATAGGAGACCTGATGGGAAAACATATTTaactattgaaaaaaaaaaaatcagcttaaCAGCTTGTTAGAGCCAAGGTGGATGCTAAGGTTACCAAGATAACAGCAACATGTTAACTGTGTGTGTCAGCAAGGCTACTTCAGAGAACAATGATCGGTGCACATGTTTATATGTCTCAGTTTGATGACTAACGAACCAGATTTAGAAGTTTGAACTGCACCAATTATATTGTTAGTTGTGTGATGATTTTGTGATGATTTTGAACAAGTTAAGAGACAACTTAGCAATTGCAAAGATATATATTGgcatttgtttgaataaaaagaaaacttcaGAGTAATACTTTAAGACTGCAAGTTGAGGAAATGCAAAGTAAGATTGATGCAGGAAGAGActcagagaaacacagagaatgcAGAGCGTGGTGTGAAACAGGGAGGGGACCCTGCTATGGAAAATCAGCTCAGGAAATGCTTCCCACGACAGGAAATAATGAGCTTTGCTACAACTATGCactgtaaaaatgcaaacatacGTTCTTCAGCCTAAATGAGGATTATATTGGTGTAAGAGAATCATGATAACTCTCAATCTGAAGCTGATTCATTACAAAGTGAGAAAGTTctgttaatctttttttttagttgtggAATAAAAACCAACTTTCAGAGTTCACGCAACATTTACACCAGACTCCTCTTCTGTATCTGTGAATTTCAACCAAATGAACCAATCAACTCCTCTTTTatcaaattaaattttgaaaCTTAGATTATTGGGTTAGATTATTAGTATATTCCCAGCATGCATGCAGTTCTCCAGAAATTGTGCTGTTTGCTGACATGAGGAAAGTTAAAAGATggacatgtttattttcataacTGGCAGATGTATTAGGCTTGATTTTAAACCTATATTGGTCCCTCCTGTGCTAATTTTAGAATCAGGACAAATTTATGCCAGACATGTTGTTGTTTAATGTCTGATTAATTGCCCAAACAAGAAGTCATTGGTTGTTAGGCGgttcttcttctgcagctccatgtttatctttattttcttcttactTTCCGTGCAGTACATTGTACAAAGTAATgctaattttatgtttttgtcagtgttgcTGGGCATGTAGTTTACTTTATTGGAATTGTCAATGGAAAAAATCATTCTATTTTTAACACCCACACTGATTGATCCATGTTGTGTGCACATAGAAGCTGGACATTCTGGCTAACGCAAAAAGGCCagttaaacaattaaaatatgcaGTGGGAGTTAACACAATGTACATAATTAATCAAAACGTACAATGTCCAATCAACTTAAGTTGAGTCACACGGTCTCtgatcaaaattaaaacaaagcaaaccaTGATTTCAGTTCAACTGCttgcttttcctctttcttttttttcttcttttttttacattagacCCTTTTCACACAGTCTGTAAAGGACAAAGCATAAAATCACAAGTCTTTCTTCAGGTTTACCTTTTTAACCTCCAAAACAGGTTTCAGAATAGACACAAGGTATTCAATGTTCCTGAGGGAAAGAAACTTCCACTGTGGGTCAGTCACATGGTGCTTCCACCAGACAATTTCCAAAAAACTAGCCCAAACAAACCACTCTCCAattcaataaaacatgattacatCTGAGGTGTTTTGTTCCAAACTGCAATTTTCTTGCAGAGGTTTAGAACAGAGTCTGGTACTTTTTAGAGTATAGTAGATAAATCAATTCAGTGGCTGACAAAACTCAAACTTCAACTTTTGTAGACCTTGTCCTCAAAGTACTTTAACTTCAAATATGTGTCTACCCTTGTTTGCAACTACAcagcagtatgtacagtatactcTAAGTAAGCATGTACGTCATCCCTGGATTCTGAAGAATGCAGATTTAGTTTTGACTACAGTCTTGTCAAATGTCTATGTCTCCCACCATGCAATGCGTCAGAGGTCAGAGAGATGAGTGTTCAAACAGAATGACCTTTGATTGGCTAGAGAGGCTGGAGAGCCTGGAGGGCCTGAAAGCTCCGATCCGAGAGTACACATCTGCATCTGAGCAGGCGCCCCATGACAGGTGAGGGCTGGGTGGGGTGGTGTGGATCACAGgcagggggagagggagggtcAGGACAGGATGTGTTGGTGTGAGAGAAGGTGGAGGGTGTAGAGGTGGTGGAAGCAGGGCAGGAGGTGTAGGGAGTGGCAGTAGGGGTGGAAGCGGCACTGGTGGGGGCGGCAGTGGGGTGATGGCAGCAGGTGTCACTGCACTAACAGTTTGGATCGGCTGAGAATCTTCCTCAGGGACGGTCCCGTTCTTGGTTGGCACGTCCTCACATGGTGTGGGGTGTTTGAGTGTGTAGGTGCCGGTGTGGAAGAAGCTGTGGTACTCCAGAGCGTGCCTTGCCCTGGCTAACCTCAACCTGCcagacacaacacaaaatgaTTCAGCgtgacacaaaaaaagttctttcttttcctttatttaaccaggtaacATTATCCCTGATATTAAATTAACAATTCAAGATGGGATAaataatttgcttttattttgagcATAACATGACAAAATTGATATCAATCTCGCgtctgttgttttaattatggAGAGTCAGAAtacagttagcctagcttagcataaaaactggaggCATGGGGAAACAGCAaatctggctctgtccaaagtttaaCAGGACTAAGAGTCTACCACCATCCTAGCTGCTCTTTGAGGATGTGCTTGTAGACACGGTGGTACATTAAGTGAAATGCTACCATCAgcaaacatgctcacaatgacaatgctaacatgagATGTATAGCGGGCTATAATCTTTACCATGGTTAACATCTTAGATTAGCGTGCTAGCAttctaacatttgctaatcagaactaaacacaaagtacaactgaggctgatgggaatgtcatcacTTTTaaaggtatttggtcataaacatgACCAACATACATGACACATGACAACATGAATGTctaccaaattttatggcaaaTTCATCAAGTAGTTGTTGAAACAAAAATCTCAACCTCACTGTGGCGCTACAGGAAAACTAAAGGACCAAGTTATTAGGATACATCATCAGGAATCATGAATATCATAAAATTGTTTGCTAAAATTTAATCTACTGGTGGCACTACATTGTAAGTGGGCTGTACATTAAAAGTCAGAAGGACAACAAAATCATTTggattcatcctttggggatcatgaatgtgtgcacaaatttcatggcaattcatccaataattgttgaaatatttcagtcttgacTAAAGTGATGGACTGACCTGCCAGCTGATGGACATTGACATCCCTGGAGTCATGCTGCTAAAGTGGCTAAAAATGGACCCACAGTGTTCAACACATACATCCATCTAGCATAGCTGAAGGTAACTCATATTATGTTGCCATGTTTGTGTCTCAATTAGGACAAGAGACATATACATGCATGAACTTGACATCCACCCCTACAAGCCATCCAGACACAAATTTTCCTTTAATAAGATATAAGAAAAACTGTGaggaatatacagtaaatatgggagagagagcagaaaataCTTCAGTGGGATTTGACCTCAAAGTGGTTTGTTAGAACCTGTACACACCTGTGTCTCAGCTGTAAGAGtctgtacagcagcagcaggatcacAACTCCAGCCAGAGTTACCAGAAGCACCGCCACCCTCACATCCAAGCTCCAGCATGATTTCCCATTCTGTCCAGGTGAGCTGCAGGTCCTGGGGGGCTGTGGTGTCTGGGACTGGACAGGTCCCTCCATCCTCCGCTTGGGATTGATTATTGCCTGGGACAGGGGCTGGATGGTGTCTAGCAGGATTGATTGTCTGTTTCTGAGTATAGCAGTCTCAGGCTGGGGAGGGATCTGGAGAGAGGTGCTGCTGGTGACCTGATGACCAACCTGCATCGCTGCCAGGCTTGATCCAGTGGGGAAGAGTGTTGGGGTGTTTCTTGGTGTAATTTAGTCCCCCATGTTGAATAGACTGAGAAGTGTGAGCATGTGTCTCCAAGGAGGAGGCTTGAAATGGCTTTAAGTATGTGACACTCTGAAACATAAAAAGTCTCAATCactgcatgtttaaaaattaaGCTTGTAACATAACAAATGTAGTctttttgttatatttcatcTTATGTCTTTTGCATCTATTACACTAttcaatgtttaaaatgttatctAAGGATACAAACACTGTAAAAGATATTACCAACTTAATGAGAAACTCCtttttaatttcaaacattGCTGCCATAATGTAGAAGTGTACTCCATGGTAGGTTAGtacctgatgacatcactgtgattACAAGTGCAACAGAGCACATTTCAGACCAGATTTTTTGGATTTTAAGTATTAGTCAGAATTCTTAAAATATCAATCTTAAATTATCAATATTTTAAGAacttatgttttttaaatttgtaattGACAAGATCAAGAATTTTAAATTTGTAAATTCAATGATTAAAGGTTTTAAGAATTTACGATTTAAAAATGTCTGGCCTGTATTCCTAAGCTTAAACCGGCAGTGTggaacatttacatataaatgaacatccgttacattcaagcccttgccaaatgagttcacacacaatgctgattaaacctatcactgccagattaatctctctgtatttcacagtatacagagtttttaaatctcgtGTCAGATGCAACATTCCCGCACTGGCCATATGGCCATTAATCATGtggctcctctagactttccaaatgttatcagaccaaatggatcaaattctgatagtgaaacaaatcatttcgcgggggttgtttgacgctcaaaacaatttatccaccgttttacagccacaacagtaggtTACGGCCAGTGGTGTactgca
Protein-coding sequences here:
- the LOC137171307 gene encoding uncharacterized protein: MQVGHQVTSSTSLQIPPQPETAILRNRQSILLDTIQPLSQAIINPKRRMEGPVQSQTPQPPRTCSSPGQNGKSCWSLDVRVAVLLVTLAGVVILLLLYRLLQLRHRLRLARARHALEYHSFFHTGTYTLKHPTPCEDVPTKNGTVPEEDSQPIQTVSAVTPAAITPLPPPPVPLPPLLPLPTPPALLPPPLHPPPSLTPTHPVLTLPLPLPVIHTTPPSPHLSWGACSDADVYSRIGAFRPSRLSSLSSQSKVILFEHSSL